DNA sequence from the Rhizoctonia solani chromosome 14, complete sequence genome:
GGGGCAAGTGATTGGAACACAAGACTGATCAGGTTTAGCTGCCTCCCCTGCTCTGCGGGCATCATCAGTGGTGCCCGGTTTGGTGCATCAGTTCTCGGTTGCCATTTTACTGCACTCCAAGCCCGGTCGCAATTTCTATTGACCATGTCTCCCGCCCCTCCTTCCAGCTTTACACGAGATCTGATATAGTCTCTCATGGGAGTGTGGGCTATCGTGATTCCGTGAGTATGTTACCCAATGAATGCGGGTATTTGAATTCATGGCACACATCCCGCATCAAAGTGCACGCTTAACAGAAGCAAGAAATATCACACTGATTGGCCGGCGCCCTAGCCTTCAGAGCAGCAGACGGATTACCCGACCGCTTACCCGACGTCCGTGCGATTTATCGTATCACATCGGTAATCTTATTTCTCCGAGGACACCATATGAAGTTCTTATCGATTGCTTAATGCGGTAATTCCTTTTGAACACCTCATTGAGAACTGGTATGGTCAACTTTCGATCGTATGGGCACGACAACAAACCGAGGACTATACTGGAGCATTGCCGATCGCTTATTGCCTTTCCGACGTATATTCACCCTTTGTTCTTCCTCAGCATCTCTAGAAATGGTGGTCTCCATGATTCTGTTATGCTTTCGTGAAATGAATTCGCCAGTTTGGGTATATTCTGATCTCGAGCGGGACCATACAACGTACTAATCAAGTGCGGCATCAGATGCTCCGGATTACAGCTGAGGGCCAGACAATGGGAATCAATCGATACCCTTGAACAGTGCGTTTTAGCCTTCTAGACTTGCACTTGCCTATGGTATATAAGACGTAGGTTAGAGCGTGTGTTCGAGGTATAGACTTTGCTCACATTCACTATGAATATCGAGCTTAAAGCAGCCACTAGCAAAGATTTCTTTGAAGAGATCACACGCTGGCTTGCATATCATGGTGAAAAGCCCCCCTTGGACCTGGGAGATTACCCGAACCCTCCGGACTCTCTACTCCCCACTAATAGGCCACTTAAGCTCCAGTTTGGGTAACTACGACTCATAACCATAGCCACCGTGCAAATAAACCTGTTATTATTACGCTCAACTGGTCAGTAATATCATTTCAACCCTTCATATGGCGATTGAACCCTGTACCTAGTATGGCGGTTGTATCTAGTATTTAGATTTCATCGAGTGGAGCAATTACCCTACTGTGAGCTGACCTCTACTTTGAATACTGGGCAGCACGACGAGCTAATCATATATTTTTCTATATGTGAAACACAAGTCACATACGTGCCGAGTGTATCGGCCAAAGACATTCTCATCGGATTAGTTGACAGCATCAACCCCAATAAAGAGTATATTATTGATTCTGTCGTAGAAAGTGCAAATAGGCTCAAAGCTGCGATCTCCGAAACCTTGGAGGCAGAGGCCGTCAGCGGATTATTGAAAAACCTGTACAAAATTTTCCAGATCTCTGACGAGCATTGGAGAAATATATTAGGCGAGTCTGGATTATTCTGTTTGCGAGTATATGGTGGGCTGACCTACACGGACAGAGATGGCGAAAACTGAGCTGGAGAAAAGTATGTGATCCCCGTTAGACTCCGttattcttcttctgaacAAAGTTTATTCAGAGGAAACTCATATTAAGCAATTGGACTCCGAGGGAAATAAGCACAGCGACCTGACTAAAGATGAAAAGGAATTATTGGTTGAATTAAAAGCTCGACTCGGTGAGATTTCGAGCCCTCGTATGTAATGCGTCACTGCGGAGCTCTAATGGCCACACGCCACTGATCTGAACTACAGAGGATCGGCACGGTAAGTTGGCTCTCATTGCCTAGGAGCGAATCTGAATACTTGACGGTCATATTTCAAACAACAACAGGAGAGAATATTTCTCCAGGTCCTGCGGATGATCATTTCAAAGCTTGGTGTTCATCATCGCCAGACTGCCTCATGCTGGATTGGGACGATGTGAGTGCCCATTGCCTTGCTTCCAAACCTAGAATGAGACCTTACTGCTCTTACCATGACCCCCAATCTAGGCAGAACTTGGGAATGATTTTCTCAAAGCTCTCATAGATGTTGCAAAGTCGTATCGTACATCAGTACCACTGCGCGCGTATACACCCCTCGATCGTTTGGTGAGGCTTGCGCTCGGTTGTTGTCAGGTGGCAAGTAAACTTATGAAGGTTGCTAGGCTTTTCATGCAGGGTACTACCTCCTCAGCCAAGGCCAAAACCCATTCGAGCCGTATAAATGCCGAACTCTGGGGACACCTGGATTTCGAGGTGAAAAATATCAAACCTACCTGAGCTTAACAGATCCCGGGTGAGTAATCGtatcaaaaagaaaaaagctACTGTAGATAACATGGAAATATTTGACATCAACAGTCCCGGCCATGTCTTCGGAACTACCGGTAGAGCCCAATGGCTGAACGGGGCTATCGTACACGTTGAACGTAAGAGTTCTTCTAATGAAATTTAGGCCGGTAAACCAATAGATACTCATCTCAAAGAATCATGCGTTTATAGACCTAGAACGACCCGCTGGTACCACTAGAGCCCAGATCGAATCCTATCGCATTCCTTCGGTGTTCGAATTTGCGCGAATCTGTTTGCACACGGGATATGGTGCATCGAACACTTGTTACATTGGCCGTCCCCTATCGGATAGTGGAGACCTCAAGTACGACTTTATCAAGGTGTGTATAACTTATTTGATAATGATTTTTTATATCGACCCTTTATTGTAGGTCGTAGACACGGTTGCTTCGGCTTGTACCAGCATGTTTCAGCTAGGCTCTGCTGAATGTAAAATTGCAATGGGAGGACTCAAGGCCTCGGATATGGTAGCTTATATGCGTGCTCTTCGGggacatacacttaagaaCTACCGACAATGCCTGTGAGTGCTATATCGAAGGGCCTGGGGACGAGTACTCCAACGTTCTCATTTGGCAGCTCTGCGGCATTCAACCTCAATACCCCTCTGGTCGACGACATCCACGGTACTTATTACGACAAGCCAATAGAAATAGCCCGTAGGGCAATTGAATTAACGGTCCTTGGTGGATTCGACAAGGTTACCTGGGACGGTGCATCAGACTCCTATCCATCTACTCGTGAGTATGCTTCATACACCAATCTTATGAGATTGCTGAACACCCATTCTTCTAACATTGCTTATAATCTCGAAAAACGATAATGGTTTGCTAAGCCTATGCGAAGCCAAGGAGTTGGTACATAAGGCGCATTCAGCTGGTCTGCTCACATACTTTTCTGCCGGGTTTAAAGAACCCCATATGAAGTCGCTGTGCAGTCGGGCGTTGATGGAATAGGTATATTTACTCTTATCATACATGAAATTAACTACTGAATACTTTGCTGCGGATATTTTAGGCATTGGTGGGGCCCAGGTATTGAGAAACATGGACCGGGATACTGGCATGCATGGGGATTACGTGAGTTGAGAATTCAATATAAGACTATAAAATGCTTATAAATTTTTCATTCCTTCTTAAAAGATGGAGTGGCGTATCGATGGGCTTATTGAGCTGCGCGACACCGCAGCAGGTCACGTTTTAGGTCGTGCGGCAAAATTGCTCGCTCGCCTGGATCAAATGTACCACGAAGGCTCAATGAATGATCCCGAACTCCGCCTAAGAAAGGAACTTTATCGGTTATTGCACGTAGACGATCCCGTTGCGGAGCAAATTGAAACGTGTATCGACAGTCCGGTTTCTAAAGCCGTGTTTCTTATTGAGGAAGACAGAGATAATCCTTGGATAGCTCGAGCCTCGAGACTTGTTAACAGACGAAGTGACGGGGGGGTTGAGTCACATTCACTCCTTCAAATGTATGGAGGCGACGATTGGTCTACCTTTGAAAAGACCCTTACAGACATTATGAAGCCACTTAATGGACTTGGTCCTGGCTCGAACTTGAACCCAGTTACTATGTCTGTTGAAGGCGATACATTCGTGAGTGTTGCCTAAATTTAATGCACTGAATCTCTAAACAGGAGCTGGTTCAACCAAGGTTCTCAATTTCACCACAGTGGACGAAACGGTTGGACGCCTACCGAGGATGGGTAAAAGTTAATGCTTCCGACAAGAGAAAGGTTAGCTTATTACTTATGTCGTGTCATGTTAGCAGAAGGTTGTCTAACACCTTTTTGGTAGCATGTCAGAGGATATGTAGATTTGAATATCAAGGCAACTCCGTTCGAGAAAAAGGGATCTCTCGCACTCTCCGATATATTCTCCTCTAAAGACACTACAAAAAAACCTAATACGAAATCGCTCTGAATTTGTGAACATTATTATTACTCCCTGAGTAATCATGTAGCGACAATGAATTTGTTTTTGGACAGGAATGAATCGTAGTGTTACTAGAGCATAGGCTGGTACACATCTGAGTTGAAGCATGCGGTCATTTAGACTCTATATGTAGGGACACAATTGCAGGCCAAATGAATGAGATTTATTTATGACAATGATGTATATTACAGACTTGAACATAGCAAGACAAGATTAGGAGTAAGGCTTCAAAATATTTCCTGGAATCAATCTATCGCACACACAGGAAATATTGGATGGCTGAGATTGCATAGTTGAGATTGCTGGGCGATCACTAGTGCAGATGATCACGTGCACCTTCAAGCGCTGCTGCTGACGTTAGCCATTTCATCTCGGTACTCGGCCATGAACCTAGCCGGTAGCCCCGCATTTAAACCTTTCCTCGATCCTCGAATCCTGACTACCTCACTCACCCGTCCCTTTTAGTATCCCCCTACCAATATCTTAAATGCCAAGTGGTCCTATTAAAACTGCGCTCACGGGTGGGTTTGTGTGTGTGTTAAATTTAAGATTGAAGCTGATGTGCCTGTATACAGAAACATTTTCTGTGCAGCATCCGATCATGCTTGCTGGCATGAACGTAGCTGCTGGCCCAAAGTTGGCAGCCGCCGTAACTGTATGCATCTTGTATTTGACTTGAGTGACTCCTTCTAACCTTATTCTAGAACGCTGGTGGACTTGGTGTCATTGGCGGCCTCGGCTACACTCCAAAAGTGCTCCGCCAACAGGTAATTATATAGTTTGATGTATCGCACCATACTTACTGTACAATAGATACGAGAAATTAAGGATCAGCTTACCGATAAAAACGCCCCTTTCGGCGTCGACTTGCTTCTTCCGCAAGTCGGAGGCAATGCTCGCAAAACCAACGTCAGTATCGACATTTCATCAACAATTTCATGAAATGTATTACTAATCTGAAACCGTTATGTCCAGTATGACTACACCAAGGGACAATTGCCCGAGTTATTGGATGTTATTATCGATGAAAAGGCCGCGCTCTTTGTTTGTGCGGTTGGTGTTCCGCCCAAGAGTGCGGTTGAGAAGTTACACAAGGCTGGTATTCCTATCATGAATGTACGTGTATTTTGGTTCCCATTACGGCCAAGCTAACATATGACTCATAGATGGTTGGCCATCCAAAGGTTGGATTGTTATGTCGTGGCATTTTTCTGCACTGGGCACTAACGTTTGTATAGCATGTTGCCAAGGCCTTGGAGGCCGGCGTTGACATTATTTGCGCTCAGGTAAGTCTCGCTTAACATGCTATTTTGACGTGATCCTCATATTCACTATAGGGAGGAGAGGGCGGTGGACACACTGGACACGTCCCTACTAGCATTCTTATTCCCGCTTGCGTTGTACGTAAGATCAACCTTTCATATGGCTACTAATAACTTGGGAGCTATTAGGACGCAGTCAAGGGCCACAAATCCCCATTGACCGGTAAACCTGTATTTGTAGTTGCCGCCGGAGGCATATTTGATGGGCGCGGCCTCGCTGCAGCACTCATGTGGGGAGCACAGGGCGTGTGGGTTGGCACGAGGTTTGTCGCCAGTGAGGAAGCTGGGGCACCAAAAATGCATAAAGAACTGCGAGTACAACAATTTATTCCGGAACTATGATACTTACTCCCCAGTATAGCCTAAAGAAAGCTGGTCACGAAGTACGTCGCTCTTTTGTCATGATTAAATACACGTCTCATTCGGTCTGAAGGATATCATGCGTACGTTGATCTTCACTGGCCGACCGCTAAATGTCTATATTACCGACTACATCAGAGATTGGTAAGCGGATCCTGTACTCCTCGAGCATAACTAATCCTTTCTCCAAACTAGGGAGACAAAGCGTCAGGCTGAGATTAAAGAGCTAATTAACAAGGGAATTATTCCTCACGTATGCTATAGTCCTCGATCTTTTTGATTCGATTGCTGAACGTGAATGTAGGAGCATGAGCTTGAAAAGCACCCTGAAAAGTCTCTCGCTGGCCGGTAAGCCAAATAAGACAGTAGCGTTATCAATTTCTGACTTGTGTTATTATTAGTCGTTTCTTGATGGGTAATGTTGCTGCCATCATCAAAGATGTACTCCCGGCCAAGACTATTGTTGATAACATGGTATCTGAAGCTTTGGATTGTATCAGCCGAGCCAACGGAATGGTCGGAGGAAAACCTAGGCTATGAGATGGGCCGACTTAGTGAAGTTGCATTTTTCAAAAGTTAATGCCATGGTGTACTATATTATCATTCATGTATCTTGACATGGTTCTCGATAAAACAGTTAAATTCAGATTCTCGCTACGGTACTTTCTGAGGCTATATTAGTTGACACCTGTAGTGCGCAAGTAGCACGGTTTCCGCTTTTGGGGCATATGGCCCGACCACTGAAATTAGCTGCCAGTGGGCTTGCTTGTTCCCCGGATAATACACGTGATATGGGTTAGTTACGCGATCACGTGAAATTGGATCTGTCATAAACAACTGCTAGATGCATCGCGTCTCCCACCGCACCGTTATACATTCAAGATTGTGGACTGGCGAATGCCTGATTGTTAAAATGAAGAGCCAGAACCACGGACTCTCCACAAGCTTTGGGTCAAGGTATGCCTATTTCCACGGATTACTGTGGCTACTTTACTAATCTGCTCAGTGCCTCGCCGACGGACCCTCGTCATGAATCTCCCAGTGATCCAGAGTTAGAACCCAGAAAGAGGTCACGAAAAAGTACAATAATGGATGCTCTTAGACGTGGTATCAGTCAGACAGACGCAGTTTCTGTCCCTTCTCGTCAAATGTCGACTTCATCCCTCCCACGATTCCCAAATCGATCACGCTCGTCAACTAGTACTGGTAGATCTCCCGCTTCGCCAACTGGTCTCCCTTTCTATCGACACAACGAAGCGCTCGATTCGATATCCCTTCCTGCTGTACCAACCACCAATATCAAATATCTGAGAGATCTGGACCTAGCTAACGCTGCTGTTGCCCAAATGATGGATCGAATGGAACCTTTCCCAGGAAGTCGCTGGAGAGGAGTGGTTGGTTTCGACATGGAGTGGACTGTTGGCCTCGGTATGGCTCAGCGAAAGACTGGTCTTATTCAGGTAAGTAAAACTACTTTGGGCATATAGCCTCGTCTGAGGGCATCATTATAGCTTTCGGATACTAGGACCATATTGCTCATTCAAATATCGGCGATGGACTGTGAGCAGAAGATTTATTGGTAGAAAATTATATTAACAAATATCTTACAGCTTTCCCCCATATGTTAAAAGTTTGTGCTGGCATAAAAATTGTTTATTCACTAACCAAACATATACTTTATAGGGCCTCATTTGCTCCGGTACGATACTGAAAGTCGGTGTGAATGTTGTACTCGATATGAAAAAGCTCTGTCGGGACTTTGGCTCATCTTATGCAGCGCGCGGAGTACTTGACCTCTCCGATTTGGCACGTACTGTCGATGTCGGACTCGTTGGAACTAAGATCGATGATCTCGACTCGAATAGAGCAAGCATGGGTGTTGGCGTCTTCAGAGCCGATGAAATCACCAAACGCGACGACCCGACTAAGTCCGATAGTGAGAATGATATATCGGGGGAAGAGGGTACGCCAGCTCCTGGCGCCAATGGAACGAGGGCAACCAGTAAAAAAGCAAGCACGATCGACATAATCTCTGCTGGACGAAGAATAATTTCCTTCGCTCGACTTGCCCGGAGGTACCTAGGACGTGATCTTGAGAAGGGCGATGTCCGAACGAGTGACTGGGAAAGGGTACTAACGGCGCAACAAAGACTGTGTGAGTGAACCATGAATTATATGTGTCTTTCTTTTACATTCCTTCTCAGTTCGTTATTCTTCTAGATGCTGCAAACGACGCTCATGCCGGACTAGCGCTATATTACGCTCTTCGAATGCTTCACTCCCGCTCGGTGGCAAATGGTTCAATTCCTGTCCCCTCGCCTGCTCCTTGGGAAAATCAAACATCTTCCGAAGAAATAAAAGACTCTCCATCCGGGCGGCAACCAGCTCCACCGCCATTTCGGTCTAAGGCAACAAACTCCAAAACATTAATTGAACGGAAGTTTATACCGCCCAGCGAGCTCCAAAATCTCACAGCGTTGCAACTGGAATCTATTTTACCCTGGGACTCGCTGGTCAAGGATTTGCATGCTGAATTTGAAAACGCACGGGCAGCAGTGTTGGTCAAGCGGGAGAAGGAAGGAGTCGATTTAAAAGGCAGAGGGGAAGCAGTCGTCACGGTCGAAACGATCGAGCCGTCTGAACAAGCGCATGCTACACTAGAAGCGCATGTACCCGATTTGCAGAGTGCTACGGCCGGCAGTAGCTCAATATTCAACCCACTTGGCGATACACACTATGACAACCTCCAGTCGGGAAACACACGAACGTTAGCAAGCGAAGACAAACGACGCAGTATTCGCCAAAGGCATGCATTTCAAGACAAGGAAAACGAGGCTTTGGGAAAGAAATGGCCACCAAGTCGTAACTTTACTTTATATCCCGCCGGGTCACGGTCGCTAGCATCTTCATCTACTACGTCGTCGATACCCCGATCTGTTTCTGTGATCAAAACACCCCTGAGCAGCGACGAAATGGACCCTCAACTTCAGGAGCCAACTCGCTTGGTTGTAAATACTAGGTATGCTGGCTCGTCCTCACTCAATGATGACACACGGTCGGTCCTGCAACAGCCTCGCGCCTATATACTCTGGCATAAACAACGGCTCTCTCTATCCCAAATTTGCGCTTCAATGCGGTCGGGCGGGAATCCGCTCACGAAAAGTACAGTAATGTATGCGTTGTGTCTATGGTTTGCTTCCAACTACTCACTCATGATTCCTTGCAGCTCATACATCATTGAAACGCTTAAGGCCAACGACAAACTACCTTTTGAAGCGAGCAGGCTCAAAGATCTGATTGCTTTGGATAAGACTGGCTGGGTTCGGGAGAACTACAGGCAATTCCTTGAAGCTAAGGTCGGGCCCTTATAAGATCAATCTCAATGGGATTTGGGTCAAGCTTTATCATTTTAGTATATACGCTTTCGAAAGAAAATTTGTTTAGGTAATTCAGACTTCTCCCCTTCTTATAGTTACATATACGATGACTTTTGCAACGTGCTTCGTTTTCAATTTGAGTGCCAACTCATTCCTATATAAAATACTAGCTACTTATCAATTCAGAGGCCCTAGTAGATGTATGCATACATCAAAACCCTCCACTTCATATATTTCAATTACTTATCACGATTGACAACAGTTTGAGCAAGGTCACCACGACTTCAATTTCTCCCTAGGTTGATTTAGCCGAATGGGTAGATGAGTGAGATTGCCCCAAGCCCTGTTGTTCAATCTCGTCTTGATTTCTTTCCTCTTCCAC
Encoded proteins:
- a CDS encoding Nitronate monooxygenase: MPSGPIKTALTETFSVQHPIMLAGMNVAAGPKLAAAVTNAGGLGVIGGLGYTPKVLRQQIREIKDQLTDKNAPFGVDLLLPQVGGNARKTNYDYTKGQLPELLDVIIDEKAALFVCAVGVPPKSAVEKLHKAGIPIMNMVGHPKHVAKALEAGVDIICAQGGEGGGHTGHVPTSILIPACVDAVKGHKSPLTGKPVFVVAAGGIFDGRGLAAALMWGAQGVWVGTSLKKAGHEDIMRTLIFTGRPLNVYITDYIRDWETKRQAEIKELINKGIIPHEHELEKHPEKSLAGRRFLMGNVAAIIKDVLPAKTIVDNMVSEALDCISRANGMVGGKPRL
- a CDS encoding 3'-5' exonuclease produces the protein MKSQNHGLSTSFGSSASPTDPRHESPSDPELEPRKRSRKSTIMDALRRGISQTDAVSVPSRQMSTSSLPRFPNRSRSSTSTGRSPASPTGLPFYRHNEALDSISLPAVPTTNIKYLRDLDLANAAVAQMMDRMEPFPGSRWRGVVGFDMEWTVGLGMAQRKTGLIQLSDTRTILLIQISAMDSFPHMLKGLICSGTILKVGVNVVLDMKKLCRDFGSSYAARGVLDLSDLARTVDVGLVGTKIDDLDSNRASMGVGVFRADEITKRDDPTKSDSENDISGEEGTPAPGANGTRATSKKASTIDIISAGRRIISFARLARRYLGRDLEKGDVRTSDWERVLTAQQRLYAANDAHAGLALYYALRMLHSRSVANGSIPVPSPAPWENQTSSEEIKDSPSGRQPAPPPFRSKATNSKTLIERKFIPPSELQNLTALQLESILPWDSLVKDLHAEFENARAAVLVKREKEGVDLKGRGEAVVTVETIEPSEQAHATLEAHVPDLQSATAGSSSIFNPLGDTHYDNLQSGNTRTLASEDKRRSIRQRHAFQDKENEALGKKWPPSRNFTLYPAGSRSLASSSTTSSIPRSVSVIKTPLSSDEMDPQLQEPTRLVVNTRYAGSSSLNDDTRSVLQQPRAYILWHKQRLSLSQICASMRSGGNPLTKSTVISYIIETLKANDKLPFEASRLKDLIALDKTGWVRENYRQFLEAKVGPL